From the Acidovorax carolinensis genome, one window contains:
- a CDS encoding efflux RND transporter periplasmic adaptor subunit, translating to MTSPEKNTAAASPSTAAADLQTLIGGGKPRRWWQRSTLWLGVAVLVLAGGGITYWQSQQRASAAPVYVTEEVRRGNLTLNVSANGTLQPTRAVTIGSELSGTVRNVLVDVNDKVKKGQVLVELDTAKLDAQVLRSRASLAAAQARLAQAVATTKEALAGFGRLEEVARLSGGKVPSAAELDSGRATLDRARADEASARASVDDARAALSTDVTNLSKASIRSPIDGVVLTRTVEPGNAVAASLQAVTLFTLAEDLTRLRLDVSVDEADVGSVKLDQKASFTVSAYPSRRYPAKVTRVSFGSTKTDNVVTYITWLEVDNSDLSLRPGMTAAATITSTERNDVLLVPNTALRFTPAIAAGAAAKPASSGGGIMSQLMPRMPRSGARRAGGSGEAADGAGRVRQVWVLKDGTAHAVAVQVGISDGRRTEVSGEGLSEGMAVITDQRSAGAAP from the coding sequence GTGGCTGGGCGTGGCGGTGCTGGTGCTGGCGGGCGGCGGCATCACCTACTGGCAGAGCCAGCAGCGCGCCAGCGCAGCCCCGGTGTATGTGACCGAGGAGGTGCGCCGGGGCAACCTCACGCTCAACGTGTCGGCCAACGGCACCTTGCAGCCCACGCGGGCGGTGACCATTGGCAGCGAGCTGTCGGGCACGGTCAGAAACGTGCTGGTGGACGTGAACGACAAGGTCAAAAAGGGCCAGGTACTGGTTGAGCTAGACACCGCCAAGCTCGATGCGCAGGTGCTGCGCTCGCGGGCCTCGCTGGCGGCGGCGCAGGCGCGGCTGGCGCAGGCGGTGGCCACCACCAAAGAGGCGCTGGCCGGCTTTGGGCGGCTTGAAGAAGTGGCGCGCCTGTCGGGCGGCAAGGTGCCTTCGGCCGCAGAGCTTGACAGCGGCCGGGCCACGCTCGACCGTGCCCGGGCCGACGAAGCCAGTGCCCGCGCCTCGGTGGACGACGCCCGGGCAGCGCTTTCCACCGATGTCACCAACCTGTCCAAGGCCTCGATCCGCTCGCCCATCGACGGCGTGGTGCTGACCCGCACGGTCGAGCCAGGCAACGCCGTGGCTGCCTCGCTGCAGGCCGTCACGCTGTTCACGCTGGCCGAAGACCTCACGCGGCTGCGGCTGGACGTGAGCGTGGACGAGGCAGACGTGGGCTCGGTGAAGCTCGACCAGAAGGCCAGCTTCACGGTCAGCGCCTATCCCTCGCGCCGCTATCCGGCCAAGGTCACGCGGGTGTCGTTCGGCTCCACCAAAACCGACAACGTGGTCACCTACATCACTTGGCTGGAGGTGGACAACTCCGACCTGAGCTTGCGCCCCGGCATGACAGCGGCGGCCACCATTACCTCCACCGAGCGCAACGATGTGCTGCTGGTGCCCAACACGGCGCTGCGTTTCACCCCCGCCATTGCGGCGGGGGCGGCAGCCAAACCGGCGTCGTCCGGCGGCGGCATCATGTCGCAGCTGATGCCGCGCATGCCGCGCTCGGGCGCGCGCCGGGCGGGTGGCAGCGGTGAAGCGGCCGACGGTGCGGGCCGGGTGCGCCAGGTGTGGGTGCTCAAGGACGGCACCGCGCACGCCGTGGCGGTGCAGGTGGGCATCAGCGATGGCCGCCGCACCGAGGTCAGCGGCGAAGGCCTGTCCGAGGGCATGGCCGTCATCACCGACCAGCGCTCAGCCGGGGCGGCGCCATGA